The Henckelia pumila isolate YLH828 chromosome 2, ASM3356847v2, whole genome shotgun sequence genome includes a window with the following:
- the LOC140878460 gene encoding disease resistance protein RGA2-like, giving the protein MAEAAFLSILLVNLDKFVHREVGLIIGVEEEISKLSSTLTTIQTVLEDAATKKWESKAVRDWLRKVADLTYEIDDILDECATKVMMKSERKNSKNFISLFCCLKNIIYRHKMGRRMEDATGKLDAIAAERHKFHLRETGVEIRTNNYAATRETGSVLNEPVRVYGRDKETEEIVEILVNRVKDREQVSVLPIFGVGGLGKTTLARMVFNDTKVDEHFDMKIWVCVSDDFDLKTLIKSMIESATGSGSASELMYLDALQRRLRELLNKKKYLLVLDDVWNDDQEQWDMLKNTVACGSEGSAIVLTTRLRKVAEIMGTLPAYSLVGLSDEHCWSLFKERAFGQDQEQEHSHLEPIGRLIVEKCGGVPLAAKALGGLLRFKREKKDWVHIQRSEIWNLQPEETLLLPALQLSYQNLSFQLRHCFAYCSVFPKDTKINKEELIHCWIAHGYIASSNEILDEEDVGNNIWSELVLRSLFQEVSTNSKGTTFTMHDLVHDLAQSVLMENKVPKVQAQCKDKSASKTKIRQVNLQTHHVAFPPSYQFEMDLHTSLSKLSSLRMLDASRTSMTNLPSAVCDLKHLRYLNLSSTNIRTLPSATCNLWNLKILKLNYCHNLVELPERMRCLQNLRHLLLDGCRSLSEMPPKMGKLRSLKTLTQFVVGHRKGNQPCELQFLNLGSKLLINHLERVKNLPDAKTANIGEKENLRELRLRWEGKNTSKVLENMDEMVLEALEPHPNIETIGIDGFNGRNFPQWLRNPSLVNLVTFDLENCPNCLNLPQLGELPSLKILVLRNLGGEYILEHGVEEGMAKFSSLEELVLNCLLNLKGFAEENAVEIFPRLQKLGIYKCPGLTSLPQVRNLESLWIWECPELERRYEKERGEDWHMIAHIPDVRIGR; this is encoded by the coding sequence ATGGCTGAGGCCGCTTTTCTTAGTATTTTATTGGTCAATCTGGATAAATTTGTCCATCGGGAGGTTGGATTGATTATAGGTGTGGAGGAGGAGATTAGTAAGCTCTCCAGTACGCTCACCACCATCCAAACAGTGCTAGAAGATGCGGCAACCAAGAAATGGGAAAGCAAGGCTGTAAGAGATTGGCTACGCAAGGTCGCCGATCTTACTTACGAGATCGATGATATCTTGGACGAGTGCGCCACCAAGGTCATGATGAAATCGGAGCGTAAAAACAGCAAGaacttcattagtcttttttgttgtttgaaaaatattatttatcggCACAAAATGGGAAGAAGGATGGAAGATGCCACCGGAAAATTGGATGCGATTGCTGCCGAGAGACACAAGTTTCATCTGCGTGAAACGGGTGTGGAGATCAGGACAAATAACTATGCCGCCACGCGTGAGACGGGTTCTGTTTTGAATGAGCCTGTGAGAGTTTATGGGAGGGATAAAGAAACAGAGGAGATTGTGGAGATCTTGGTGAATCGGGTGAAAGACCGCGAACAAGTCTCGGTGTTGCCGATATTTGGGGTCGGAGGCCTTGGCAAGACAACTCTTGCTCGGATGGTCTTTAACGATACAAAAGTAGATGAGCATTTCGATATGAAAATCTGGGTTTGTGTCTCTGATGATTTTGATCTGAAAACTTTGATTAAGTCCATGATAGAGTCTGCGACTGGGAGTGGAAGTGCTTCGGAGTTAATGTACCTGGATGCTTTACAACGCCGCCTCCGGGAGTTGCTGAACAAGAAAAAATACCTGCTTGTGTTAGATGATGTGTGGAACGACGATCAAGAGCAATGGGATATGTTGAAGAACACAGTAGCATGTGGCTCGGAGGGCTCTGCGATTGTTCTTACCACACGCCTTAGAAAGGTTGCGGAGATCATGGGAACACTTCCCGCTTATTCCCTAGTAGGATTGTCCGATGAGCATTGTTGGTCGTTGTTTAAAGAACGTGCTTTCGGACAAGATCAGGAACAGGAACACTCTCACCTCGAACCCATTGGGAGGCTGATAGTAGAAAAGTGCGGCGGTGTGCCTCTTGCTGCGAAGGCACTCGGAGGTCTTCTACGATTCAAGAGGGAGAAGAAGGACTGGGTTCATATTCAACGTAGTGAAATTTGGAACTTGCAACCAGAAGAAACTCTTCTCTTACCAGCCTTGCAATTGAGTTATCAAAATCTTTCCTTCCAATTGAGACATTGTTTTGCTTATTGCTCAGTCTTTCCGAAGGACACAAAGATCAACAAAGAGGAGTTGATACATTGTTGGATAGCTCATGGGTATATTGCATCATCCAACGAAATATTGGACGAGGAGGATGTTGGTAATAACATATGGAGCGAACTAGTCTTGAGATCTTTGTTCCAAGAAGTAAGCACAAACTCCAAAGGAACAACGTTCACGATGCATGATCTTGTTCATGATCTCGCTCAATCAGTACTGATGGAGAATAAAGTTCCCAAAGTTCAAGCACAATGCAAGGATAAAAGTGCATCGAAAACCAAAATCCGCCAAGTGAATTTGCAAACACATCATGTGGCTTTTCCGCCTAGCTACCAATTCGAGATGGATTTACATACCAGTTTATCGAAATTGAGTAGTTTGAGAATGCTTGATGCGAGTAGAACGAGCATGACGAATCTTCCTTCCGCTGTTTGCGATTTGAAACATTTGAGGTACCTGAATTTGTCTTCAACTAATATTCGAACACTTCCTAGTGCCACATGTAATCTTTGGaatctgaaaattttgaagCTAAATTATTGCCATAATCTTGTTGAGTTGCCTGAACGTATGAGATGCTTACAAAATCTGCGTCACCTTTTATTGGATGGATGCCGATCATTGAGTGAGATGCCACCAAAAATGGGGAAATTACGTTCTCTCAAAACATTGACTCAGTTTGTTGTGGGTCATAGAAAAGGCAATCAACCCTGTGAACTGCAGTTCTTGAATCTTGGAAGCAAGCTTCTTATTAATCACCTTGAAAGAGTGAAGAACCTTCCGGATGCGAAGACAGCGAATATTGGTGAGAAAGAGAACcttcgtgaattaagattaagatGGGAAGGTAAAAACACGTCAAAAGTATTGGAGAATATGGATGAAATGGTACTAGAAGCTCTTGAACCTCACCCAAACATCGAAACCATCGGAATAGATGGATTCAATGGAAGGAACTTTCCACAATGGTTGAGGAATCCAAGCTTAGTGAATCTAGTTACATTCGACTTAGAGAACTGCCCGAATTGTCTAAATCTTCCACAACTAGGTGAGTTGCCAAGTCTCAAAATATTGGTTTTGAGGAATCTTGGTGGGGAGTACATTCTTGAACATGGAGTCGAAGAAGGCATGGCAAAATTCTCATCCCTAGAAGAGCTTGTATTGAATTGCCTCCTCAATCTAAAAGGATTTGCAGAGGAAAATGCTGTAGAAATATTCCCTCGTCTTCAGAAGCTTGGCATATACAAATGCCCGGGTCTGACATCACTTCCACAAGTGCGAAATCTCGAAAGTTTATGGATTTGGGAATGCCCGGAACTGGAAAGGAGGTATGAGAAAGAAAGAGGTGAGGATTGGCACATGATAGCCCACATTCCCGACGTAAGGATTGGAAGATAA
- the LOC140884412 gene encoding putative pentatricopeptide repeat-containing protein At1g64310 codes for MHMHLRPLLAQFTKPNQTLSSTRILHTVVIKNNLSSDPFYATKITRFYALNNDLISARNLFEETPQQSVYLWNSIIRAYARAHKFFDAFLLFKRLLISEIEPDNYTFACILRACSESFDFQGVKVVHGKMIASGLGLDYICNSSLVSCYSKLSLVAEASRAFLVIDEPDLVLWNAMISCYGSCGELAKGIELFNEMLKIGKRPDGYTIVGLMMGLTDQGLLKIGEVVHGFCVKCGLIMNDHVGSVLVCVYSRCKNIDLACSVFDSLLQPDLVTWSALITGFSQAGDHVSALIFFTKLLMGGASADSVLLASVLAASSQLAILEPGCEIHGYAVRHGRDSDVMVSSALIDMYAKCGFLESGIRVFRNMVDRNIVSYNSVISGLGLYGRPDEAFKVFEELLENELKPDEATFSGLLCACCHAGLVNEGRRYFKRMRDEFGIQAKTEHHVYMVKILGMNGQLREAYEFTKSLPEPVHCSVWGALLSCCDAHNTDNLPEVIADHVIENKWRNRGYDVMLSNLYAGKEKWNDVKQLRVDSGGVQGKIRGISWIGV; via the coding sequence ATGCATATGCATTTGAGACCTCTTCTGGCACAATTTACAAAACCAAATCAAACCCTTTCAAGCACCCGAATTTTACACACTGTAGTTATCAAGAATAACCTCTCTTCCGACCCTTTCTATGCCACCAAAATCACAAGATTCTATGCCTTAAACAACGATCTGATTTCGGCCCGCAACCTGTTCGAGGAAACTCCCCAACAAAGTGTTTATCTATGGAACTCCATTATTCGGGCCTATGCTCGAGCCCACAAATTCTTTGACGCGTTTCTGCTTTTTAAACGTCTGTTGATCTCTGAAATAGAGCCTGATAACTACacttttgcatgcattttacGTGCATGTTCGGAAAGTTTTGATTTTCAGGGAGTGAAAGTTGTGCATGGGAAAATGATTGCTTCCGGATTAGGATTGGATTATATCTGTAACAGTTCGCTTGTTAGTTGTTATTCGAAGCTTAGCCTAGTGGCTGAAGCGAGCAGGGCTTTCTTAGTGATAGATGAGCCAGATTTAGTGCTCTGGAATGCTATGATTTCTTGTTATGGAAGTTGTGGAGAGTTGGCAAAAGGGATAGAATTGTTCAACGAGATGCTTAAGATCGGAAAACGGCCCGATGGGTATACAATAGTTGGATTGATGATGGGTCTGACCGATCAAGGTTTGCTTAAAATTGGTGAAGTTGTTCATGGTTTTTGTGTAAAATGTGGTCTGATTATGAATGATCACGTAGGGAGTGTGCTTGTTTGTGTATATTCAAGGTGCAAAAACATTGATTTGGCATGTAGTGTATTTGATAGTTTACTCCAGCCAGATTTAGTTACATGGTCTGCGCTAATAACTGGTTTTTCTCAGGCTGGAGATCATGTAAGTGCTTTGATATTCTTCACAAAGTTGCTTATGGGCGGTGCAAGTGCGGATTCTGTACTGCTTGCCAGTGTGTTGGCAGCTTCTTCTCAATTGGCGATTCTCGAGCCAGGTTGTGAAATCCATGGTTATGCAGTGCGCCATGGAAGAGACTCCGATGTGATGGTATCCTCTGCATTAATTGACATGTATGCGAAATGTGGTTTCTTGGAATCGGGTATTCGAGTTTTCAGAAACATGGTTGATAGGAACATTGTGTCCTACAACTCTGTTATTTCGGGTCTTGGTTTGTACGGACGGCCAGACGAAGCTTTCAAAGTTTTTGAGGAACTTCTTGAAAATGAACTCAAACCTGATGAAGCGACATTCTCCGGCCTTCTTTGTGCGTGTTGCCATGCCGGTCTTGTCAATGAAGGTAGACGATATTTCAAAAGGATGAGAGACGAGTTCGGGATTCAAGCTAAAACCGAGCATCACGTTTACATGGTAAAGATTCTTGGGATGAATGGACAATTGAGAGAGGCCTACGAATTCACTAAATCCTTGCCAGAACCAGTGCATTGCAGTGTATGGGGAGCACTCCTATCATGCTGTGATGCTCATAATACCGATAATTTGCCAGAAGTTATAGCGGATCATGTTATCGAAAATAAGTGGAGAAATCGCGGCTATGATGTTATGCTTTCTAATTTATATGCTGGCAAGGAAAAGTGGAATGATGTGAAGCAATTGAGGGTTGACAGTGGAGGGGTCCAAGGGAAAATACGTGGGATCAGCTGGATTGGAGTGTAG